From Haloglomus litoreum, the proteins below share one genomic window:
- a CDS encoding CopZ family metallochaperone, translated as MATTITVNGMSCDHCERTVSDAIEAVSGVTDVTVDRTAGTATVEGEADPNTLVAAVEDAGYEASA; from the coding sequence ATGGCGACCACCATCACCGTGAACGGGATGTCCTGCGACCACTGCGAGCGGACGGTCTCTGACGCCATCGAGGCTGTCTCCGGCGTCACCGACGTCACGGTCGACCGCACCGCCGGGACGGCGACGGTCGAGGGCGAGGCCGACCCGAACACGCTCGTCGCCGCCGTCGAGGACGCCGGCTACGAGGCTTCGGCCTGA
- a CDS encoding SHOCT domain-containing protein — translation MTQTEPLSSTLLIALGAILLLPVLGMAFMMPMMGMWGGGWSHMADTGMWGAGGGSWVWVVMWLVPLVVLGGLGYLLYRGLAGTVDESADPALEELRLAYARGDLSDEEFERRRERLGESE, via the coding sequence ATGACACAGACCGAACCGCTCTCCAGCACGCTGTTGATCGCCCTCGGTGCCATCCTGCTCCTTCCGGTACTCGGGATGGCGTTCATGATGCCGATGATGGGGATGTGGGGGGGCGGATGGAGCCACATGGCCGACACCGGGATGTGGGGTGCCGGTGGCGGGTCGTGGGTGTGGGTCGTGATGTGGCTCGTTCCGCTGGTCGTCCTCGGCGGACTCGGCTACCTGCTCTACCGTGGTCTCGCCGGGACGGTCGACGAGTCCGCGGACCCCGCGCTCGAGGAACTCCGCCTCGCGTACGCTCGCGGCGACCTCTCGGACGAGGAGTTCGAACGCCGCCGTGAGCGGCTCGGCGAGTCGGAGTGA
- a CDS encoding heavy metal translocating P-type ATPase has translation MADHQAAHEDDEHASHAHHERRTDRACPGCRVCECYRPTRGGTDAERTAHAAHGATDAGEGHDHGGGQDHDGGHDHGAMVDHSDHEAMFRRRFVVSLALAIPVLYYSASLQSWLGFTAVSVPGSEFVAPVFGVLVFAYGGIPFLRMGAVEVRNREPGMMLLISLAITVSFVYSLGVVVSGVGEPFFWELVTLIVIFLLGHWIEMRSVRRASGALDELADLMPDTAERVTEAGETEEVAVADLAAGDLVLVRPGANVPADGVVEEGESKVNEALVTGESAPVEKTPGDEVIGGTTNRSGSLRVRVTATGEETTLSGIMRLVEEAQRSRSRTQVLADRAAGWLFYGALGAAVVTAVAWTVAVGFGLTVVERVVAVLVIACPHALGLAVPLVVAINTSLAARNGMLVRDRIAMEEARNLDIVVFDKTGTLTKGEQGVVDVATTDGWSEDDALRLMAAAEGDSEHMIAAAIREHAAERGLDVPDASGFEALEGRGVRATVEADTALVGGDGGTAEETVYVGGPNLLREMDVDRSEVIESFTEEMGSLGRGVVYLVHGERVVGAVALADVVREESREAVDALHAMGIEVAMLTGDSEAVARAVADDLGIDTYFAEVLPEDKDEKIVELQRAGRLVAMVGDGVNDAPALTRADVGIAIGSGTDVAVESADVVLVENDPRDVVALVRLSKRSYRKMQENLVWAAGYNVFAVPLAAGILAPLGILLSPALGAVLMSASTVIVAVNAQLLRRADIRPQGGALSGRGD, from the coding sequence ATGGCCGACCACCAGGCGGCTCACGAGGACGACGAACACGCCAGTCACGCCCACCACGAGCGGCGCACCGACCGCGCGTGCCCGGGCTGTCGGGTGTGTGAGTGCTACCGCCCGACGCGAGGCGGAACGGATGCCGAGCGGACGGCACACGCCGCCCACGGCGCGACCGATGCCGGCGAGGGACACGACCACGGTGGTGGGCAGGACCACGATGGGGGACACGACCACGGCGCGATGGTCGACCACTCCGACCACGAGGCGATGTTCAGACGCCGGTTTGTCGTCAGCCTCGCGCTGGCGATCCCCGTCCTCTACTACAGCGCGTCCCTCCAGTCGTGGCTCGGGTTCACCGCCGTCTCGGTCCCCGGGAGCGAGTTCGTCGCCCCCGTCTTCGGTGTTCTCGTCTTCGCCTACGGTGGCATCCCGTTCCTGCGGATGGGCGCCGTCGAGGTCCGCAATCGCGAACCGGGGATGATGCTGCTCATCTCGCTGGCCATCACCGTCTCGTTCGTCTACAGCCTCGGCGTCGTCGTCTCCGGCGTCGGCGAGCCGTTCTTCTGGGAGCTCGTCACGCTCATCGTCATCTTCCTGCTCGGCCACTGGATCGAGATGCGGAGCGTCCGGCGGGCCTCGGGTGCGCTCGACGAACTGGCAGACCTGATGCCGGACACCGCAGAGCGGGTGACCGAGGCGGGCGAGACGGAGGAGGTGGCGGTCGCCGACCTCGCTGCGGGCGACCTCGTCCTCGTCCGCCCGGGGGCGAACGTCCCCGCCGACGGCGTCGTCGAGGAGGGCGAGTCGAAGGTCAACGAGGCGCTGGTCACCGGCGAGTCCGCGCCCGTCGAGAAGACGCCGGGCGACGAGGTCATCGGCGGGACGACCAACCGGAGCGGGAGTCTGCGGGTCAGGGTGACCGCGACCGGCGAGGAGACCACCCTCTCGGGTATCATGCGTCTCGTCGAGGAGGCCCAGCGGAGCCGGTCGCGGACACAGGTGCTCGCCGACCGCGCGGCCGGGTGGCTGTTCTACGGAGCCCTCGGGGCCGCGGTCGTCACGGCCGTCGCGTGGACGGTCGCCGTCGGGTTCGGCCTCACCGTGGTCGAACGGGTGGTCGCCGTCCTCGTCATCGCCTGTCCGCACGCGCTCGGGCTGGCCGTCCCGCTGGTCGTCGCCATCAACACCTCGCTGGCCGCCCGCAACGGGATGCTCGTCCGCGACCGCATCGCGATGGAGGAGGCCCGGAACCTCGACATCGTCGTCTTCGACAAGACCGGGACGCTCACGAAGGGCGAACAGGGCGTCGTGGACGTGGCGACGACCGACGGCTGGAGCGAGGACGACGCCCTCCGACTGATGGCCGCCGCCGAAGGGGACTCCGAACACATGATCGCGGCGGCGATCCGCGAACACGCGGCGGAGCGAGGCCTCGATGTCCCCGACGCGAGCGGGTTCGAGGCACTGGAGGGGCGTGGCGTCCGGGCGACGGTCGAGGCCGACACGGCGCTCGTCGGGGGCGACGGCGGGACGGCCGAGGAGACGGTGTACGTCGGCGGCCCGAACCTGCTCCGAGAGATGGACGTCGACCGCAGCGAGGTCATCGAATCGTTCACCGAGGAGATGGGGTCGCTCGGCCGCGGTGTCGTCTACCTCGTCCACGGGGAGCGAGTGGTCGGTGCCGTCGCGCTCGCCGACGTCGTCCGCGAGGAGAGCCGCGAGGCCGTCGACGCGCTCCACGCGATGGGTATCGAGGTGGCGATGCTGACCGGTGACTCCGAGGCGGTCGCCCGCGCCGTGGCCGACGACCTCGGCATCGACACCTACTTCGCCGAGGTACTGCCCGAGGACAAGGACGAGAAGATCGTCGAACTCCAGCGTGCGGGCCGGCTGGTGGCGATGGTCGGCGACGGCGTGAACGACGCGCCCGCACTGACACGTGCGGACGTCGGTATCGCCATCGGGTCCGGCACCGACGTCGCCGTCGAGTCGGCCGACGTCGTCCTCGTGGAGAACGACCCGCGTGACGTGGTGGCGCTCGTGCGCCTCAGCAAGCGGAGTTACCGGAAGATGCAGGAGAACCTCGTGTGGGCCGCGGGCTACAACGTGTTCGCCGTGCCGCTGGCTGCGGGCATCCTGGCCCCGTTGGGTATCCTCCTCTCGCCGGCACTCGGCGCCGTGCTGATGTCCGCGAGTACGGTCATTGTGGCGGTGAACGCACAGCTCCTGCGACGGGCGGACATCCGGCCGCAGGGCGGAGCGCTCTCCGGACGTGGTGACTGA
- a CDS encoding WD40/YVTN/BNR-like repeat-containing protein, translated as MLSLLALEDGLRAIPPDAGVATGYLPGHRVECLAGTGGAVLAGTFDDGLWRAADLEAGDGATDPSFERVAPETLPGRVTALATAPSDPDVVYLGAEPSEVYRSDDAGETWRECAPLTDLPSAAEWSFPPRPDTHHVRTLAVHPEDPERLYVGIEAGAFVRSADGGASWTERPPGSRYDNHALATHPDAPDRVYAAAGDGYAQSADAGASWDHPTAGLEHGYVWGLAVDPGDPDRVYVSAAHGAYAAHRVASADAHVYRRDGEGNWRRFDGETLGAGVPVGEGVCRAVLAAPAPDELLVCTNRGLFRSTDAGASFEQVAGGEWGVPRALVCL; from the coding sequence ATGCTCTCACTCCTCGCACTCGAAGACGGACTGCGTGCGATTCCCCCCGACGCCGGCGTCGCGACCGGATACCTCCCCGGCCACCGGGTCGAGTGCCTCGCCGGCACCGGGGGGGCGGTCCTGGCCGGAACGTTCGACGACGGGCTGTGGCGGGCGGCCGACCTCGAGGCCGGCGACGGCGCGACCGACCCATCGTTCGAACGCGTCGCGCCGGAGACGCTCCCCGGGCGCGTGACCGCGCTCGCGACGGCGCCGAGCGACCCGGACGTGGTCTACCTCGGGGCCGAGCCGAGCGAGGTGTACCGCTCGGACGATGCGGGCGAGACGTGGCGTGAGTGCGCGCCGCTCACCGACCTGCCCTCCGCGGCCGAGTGGTCGTTCCCGCCGCGCCCGGATACCCACCACGTCCGGACGCTGGCGGTCCATCCCGAGGACCCCGAGCGCCTGTACGTCGGCATCGAGGCCGGCGCGTTCGTCCGGAGCGCGGATGGGGGAGCGTCGTGGACGGAGCGCCCGCCCGGCAGCCGCTACGACAACCACGCCCTCGCGACGCACCCGGACGCCCCCGACCGGGTGTACGCGGCCGCGGGCGACGGGTACGCGCAGTCCGCGGATGCGGGCGCCTCCTGGGACCACCCGACCGCTGGCCTCGAACACGGCTACGTCTGGGGGCTGGCCGTGGACCCCGGGGACCCCGACCGGGTGTACGTCTCCGCAGCGCACGGCGCGTACGCGGCGCACCGGGTCGCGAGTGCCGACGCGCACGTCTATCGTCGTGACGGCGAGGGGAACTGGCGGCGCTTCGACGGGGAGACGCTGGGCGCGGGAGTGCCGGTCGGTGAGGGCGTCTGCCGGGCGGTCCTGGCGGCGCCCGCGCCCGACGAACTGCTCGTGTGCACCAACCGCGGCCTGTTCCGGTCGACCGACGCCGGCGCCTCGTTCGAGCAGGTGGCCGGTGGCGAATGGGGTGTTCCGCGAGCCCTGGTGTGTCTGTAG